Within the Methanobacterium sp. BRmetb2 genome, the region TTCATGTACCATGAATGAAGTAAAGGATATTCAACGGTTTTTGAAGGGTCTAAAAATATTCTGACTCCCTTAACATAACTTTCACCAATTTTAGCCATTTTGTTCATAGTAATTGCCATTTTTTCATAATCATGTACTTTTAGTCTTTTATTTCCAACTGTACATCCACAGATTATCTGAAAAGGATCGGGTAGGCAGTTTAGAGTCTCACAAGTTACATAAACTCTTTCATTTTCCTTAACATCCAGTAATTTAAATGCTAAATTTAACATCTGTATCCCAATAAAAGCTCCAGTACTTAAATGCCCA harbors:
- a CDS encoding formylmethanofuran dehydrogenase, with translation MDEITDKINNPQMIEQIDKVVPFHGHLSTGAFIGIQMLNLAFKLLDVKENERVYVTCETLNCLPDPFQIICGCTVGNKRLKVHDYEKMAITMNKMAKIGESYVKGVRIFLDPSKTVEYPLLHSWYMNKKKISHEDAISDLIEARDSVYSWEYVQVKVPKKEKKNIVICEICNESFISKDGGNICLGCLNSKNQSK